Proteins co-encoded in one Prunus persica cultivar Lovell chromosome G6, Prunus_persica_NCBIv2, whole genome shotgun sequence genomic window:
- the LOC18775382 gene encoding pentatricopeptide repeat-containing protein At3g62890, whose amino-acid sequence MSLAKLKPLTLAAKSTLNHKPMSKTTINLSILETHLPKCQNLKQFNPILSQMILTGFIRDTYAASRILKFSTDSSFIHIDLSLRIFNLIEDANGFIWNTMMRAYIQRNCPQKALNLYKLMVDKNAEPDNYTYPLLVQACAIRVSEFEGRQIHNHILKTGFDSDVYVQNTLINIYAVCENMSDARNLFDEIPVLNPVSWNSILAGYVRAGDAEKAKLIYDRMPERNTIASNSMIVLFGRTGCVTEACRLFNELPEKDMVSWSALISCYEQNEMYEEALALFLRMVANGVMVDEVVVVTVLSACARLSIVHTGKLIHGLVVKIGIEAYVNLQNAFIHMYSSCGEIMAAQKLFNAAYHLDQISWNSMISGYLKCGLVEKARTLFDSMPKKDIVSWSAMISGYAQHDRFSETLALFQEMQLRGIRPDETTLVSVVSACTHLAALDLGQWIHAYIRKNGLKINVFLGTTLINMYMKCGCVENALEVFQGTAEKGVSTWNALILGLAMNGLVEKSLEMFSEMKKCGVAPNEITFIGVLGACRHMGLVDEGRRHFDSIVQEHKIEPNVKHYGCMVDLLGRAGMLKEAEELIESMPMTPDVATWGALLGACKKHGDHDMGERIGRKLIELDPDHDGFHVLLSNIYASKGNWDDVHEIREIMVQHGVVKMPGCSMIEANGIVHEFLAGDNKHPQIEEIEKKLDEMAKKLKMEGYAPDTNEVSFDIDEEEKETALFRHSEKLAIAFGLICTSPPTPIRIIKNLRICNDCHMAAKFISKAFNRDIVLRDRHRFHHFKQGSCSCKDYW is encoded by the coding sequence ATGAGTTTGGCTAAATTAAAGCCTCTGACTTTAGCTGCAAAATCCACTTTGAATCACAAACCCATGTCCAAAACAACCATAAATTTGTCAATTTTAGAGACCCATTTGCCCAAATGCCAAAATCTCAAGCAATTCAATCCCATACTCTCTCAGATGATCCTCACTGGCTTCATCAGGGACACATATGCTGCAAGTAGAATTCTCAAGTTCTCCACCGACTCTTCCTTCATTCACATTGATTTGTCCCTGAGAATTTTCAATCTGATTGAGGACGCAAATGGGTTCATTTGGAACACTATGATGAGAGCTTATATACAAAGAAACTGCCCTCAAAAGGCtttaaatttatacaaactgaTGGTGGATAAGAATGCGGAGCCTGATAATTACACTTACCCACTTTTGGTTCAAGCGTGCGCTATCCGGGTATCAGAGTTTGAAGGAAGACAGATACATAATCACATTTTGAAGACCGGTTTTGATTCAGATGTTTATGTTCAGAACACATTGATCAATATCTATGCTGTTTGTGAGAATATGAGTGATGCCCGGAACTTGTTTGATGAAATTCCTGTTTTAAATCCAGTGTCTTGGAATTCGATTTTGGCAGGGTATGTTAGGGCTGGGGATGCGGAGAAGGCAAAGCTTATATATGATCGGATGCCTGAGAGGAACACAATTGCTTCGAATTCTATGATTGTGTTGTTTGGTAGGACAGGTTGTGTAACTGAGGCTTGTCGATTGTTTAATGAACTGCCCGAGAAAGATATGGTTTCCTGGAGCGCATTGATTTCTTGTTATGAGCAAAATGAGATGTATGAGGAGGCTTTAGCTCTGTTTCTGAGAATGGTTGCTAATGGAGTTATGGTGGATGAGGTTGTGGTGGTCACTGTTCTTTCTGCATGTGCACGCTTATCAATTGTCCATACAGGGAAATTGATCCATGGGCTAGTTGTGAAAATTGGAATTGAAGCTTATGTTAATCTTCAAAATGCCTTTATTCACATGTATTCAAGTTGTGGGGAAATTATGGCTGCCCAAAAACTGTTCAATGCAGCCTACCACTTGGATCAGATATCCTGGAACTCGATGATATCAGGGTACTTGAAATGTGGTTTAGTTGAAAAGGCTAGGACATTATTTGATTCCATGCCCAAGAAGGATATCGTGTCGTGGAGTGCAATGATATCAGGTTATGCTCAACATGACCGCTTCTCAGAAACTTTGGCATTGTTTCAGGAGATGCAGCTTCGTGGAATCAGGCCTGATGAGACCACTTTGGTGAGTGTTGTCTCGGCTTGCACTCATTTGGCTGCCCTTGATCTCGGCCAATGGATTCATGCTTATATAAGGAAAAATGGCCTTAAGATTAATGTATTTTTGGGAACAACCCTTATAAACATGTACATGAAATGTGGGTGTGTGGAAAACGCATTGGAGGTTTTCCAGGGGACTGCAGAAAAGGGAGTTTCTACTTGGAATGCTCTTATTCTTGGGTTGGCAATGAACGGGTTGGTGGAGAAGTCACTTGAAATGTTTTCAGAGATGAAAAAATGTGGCGTGGCACCTAATGAGATAACCTTTATTGGAGTTCTCGGGGCTTGTCGACACATGGGCTTAGTCGATGAGGGGCGCCGCCATTTTGATTCCATTGTCCAGGAACACAAGATAGAACCCAACGTTAAGCATTACGGTTGCATGGTTGATCTTCTGGGGCGTGCTGGTATGCTCAAGGAGGCAGAAGAACTCATTGAGAGTATGCCAATGACACCAGATGTTGCTACTTGGGGTGCCTTACTAGGGGCCTGTAAGAAACACGGGGACCACGATATGGGAGAGAGGATAGGAAGAAAGCTCATTGAGCTTGATCCTGACCATGATGGGTTCCATGTATTGTTGTCGAATATATACGCTTCAAAAGGTAACTGGGATGATGTTCATGAGATTAGGGAAATAATGGTGCAACATGGGGTGGTAAAGATGCCAGGTTGTAGCATGATTGAAGCAAATGGAATAGTTCATGAGTTTTTAGCAGGAGATAACAAACACCCTCAAATAGAGGAGATTGAGAAGAAGCTAGATGAAATGGCTAAGAAACTGAAGATGGAAGGTTATGCACCAGATACGAATGAGGTTTCATTTGAcattgatgaagaagagaaggaaacTGCTCTTTTCAGACATAGTGAGAAACTCGCTATTGCCTTTGGGCTTATCTGTACAAGTCCGCCAACACCAATAAGAATAATAAAGAATTTGCGAATATGCAATGATTGTCACATGGCAGCAAAGTTCATCTCGAAAGCTTTCAATCGAGACATTGTGCTGAGGGATCGGCACCGGTTTCACCACTTTAAGCAAGGATCTTGTTCTTGCAAGGATTATTGGTAG
- the LOC18774441 gene encoding DUF724 domain-containing protein 3, which translates to MPPRRRNKPNPNINRRSAVKNLEPSLKEEEEEEEEGEKVSTHEIFTKGTPVEVSSDEEGFNGAWFAATIVEAVGEDKFLIEYQSLRTEDDSAFLREEIDTLHIRPCPPEIVVDHFSLLQEVDGYYNDGWWVGVISKVLRGSRYIVYFRGTYEEIEFQHSELRLHQDWIGGKWVMASRALHL; encoded by the exons ATGCCTCCGAGACGCAGAAACAAACCCAATCCAAACATCAACCGCCGATCGGCCGTCAAGAATTTGGAGCCTTccttgaaagaagaagaagaagaagaagaagaaggagag AAAGTGTCAACTCATGAGATTTTTACCAAAGGAACGCCAGTTGAGGTTAGCAGTGACGAAGAGGGTTTTAATGGTGCTTGGTTTGCTGCAACTATTGTGGAAGCTGTGGGGGAGGACAAGTTCCTTATTGAATACCAGAGTTTGAGGACTGAAGATGATTCAGCATTTTTGAGAGAAGAGATTGATACGCTGCACATACGACCTTGTCCACCCGAAATTGTTGTTGATCATTTCAGTTTGCTTCAAGAGGTCGATGGATATTACAATGATGGTTGGTGGGTTGGTGTGATCTCAAAGGTTCTTAGGGGCTCAAGATACATAGTCTACTTCAGGGGCACCTATGAGGAAATTGAATTTCAGCACTCTGAGTTAAGGCTTCATCAGGATTGGATTGGTGGCAAATGGGTTATGGCTTCTCGG GCTTTGCATCTGTGA
- the LOC18772925 gene encoding uncharacterized protein LOC18772925 has protein sequence MSLVTAEIKSKADELYHGDGICQEKSKKLLTEISLPNGLLPLKDMEECGYVKETGFVWLKQKKSTTHKFEKIGKLVSYAPEVTAYVENGKIKKLTGVKTKELLVWVSLSDIYVDDPPTGKITFKTPSGLFRTFPVSAFENEEAANKDVKDKKEVKEAKGAVEV, from the coding sequence ATGTCTCTTGTGACAGCAGAGATCAAGAGCAAGGCTGATGAGTTGTACCATGGAGATGGAATCTGCCAAGAAAAGTCAAAGAAATTGCTCACAGAAATCAGCCTGCCCAATGGCCTCTTGCCCTTGAAAGACATGGAGGAATGTGGTTATGTGAAGGAGACTGGGTTTGTGTGGCTTAAGCAGAAGAAGAGCACAACCCACAAGTTTGAAAAGATTGGGAAGCTGGTCAGTTATGCCCCTGAAGTCACAGCCTATGTTGAGAATGGCAAGATCAAGAAGCTCACCGGGGTCAAGACCAAGGAGCTCTTGGTTTGGGTGTCACTCAGTGACATTTACGTTGATGACCCTCCAACTGGGAAAATCACTTTCAAGACTCCTTCTGGGCTTTTTAGGACTTTCCCTGTGTCAGCTTTTGAGAATGAGGAAGCTGCTAACAAGGATGTCAAGGACAAGAAGGAAGTGAAGGAAGCCAAGGGAGCTGTGGAAGTCTAA